A window of Chlamydomonas reinhardtii strain CC-503 cw92 mt+ chromosome 9, whole genome shotgun sequence contains these coding sequences:
- a CDS encoding ribosomal protein L10, protein MGRRPARCYRQSKGKPYPKSRFCRGVPDPKIRIYDAGMKRADVDTFPCCVHLASWEKENVTSEALEAARVAANKYMVKNAGKEAFHLRVRVHPFHVLRINKMLSCAGADRLQTGMRGAFGKPNGVCARVQIGQVLMSIRCRDNHGAVAEEALRRAKFKFPGRQKIIRSNNWGFTNLSRKDFKIFREEGRLINDGSHVKVITNKGPLAEREPDHIFDYPAFKHHTPLHKDE, encoded by the exons ATGGGTcgtcgccccgcccgctgctacCGGCAGTCTAAGGGTAAGCCCTACCCGAAGTCTCGCTTCTGCCGTGGTGTGCCCGACCCCAAGATCCGCATTTACGATGCGGGTATGAAGAGGGCCGATGTGGACACCTTCCCCTGCTGCGTCCACCTGGCCAG TTGGGAGAAGGAGAACGTGACCAgtgaggcgctggaggctgcCCGTGTGGCGGCTAACAAGTACATGGTGAAGAACGCCGGAAAGGAGGCGTTccacctgcgcgtgcgcgtgcacccCTTCCACGTGCTGCGCATCAACAAG ATGCTTTCGTGCGCAGGCGCTGATCGCCTGCAGACCGGTATGCGTGGTGCTTTCGGCAAGCCCAACGGCGTCTGCGCTCGTGTGCAGATCGGCCAG GTGCTGATGAGCATCCGCTGCCGTGACAACCACGGTGCCGTGGCCGAggaggccctgcgccgcgccaagTTCAAGTTCCCCGGCCGGCAGAAGATCATCCGGTCCAACAACTG GGGCTTCACCAACCTGTCCCGCAAGGACTTCAAGATCTTCCGCGAGGAGGGCCGCCTGATCAACGACGGCTCGCACGTCAAGGTCATCACCAACAAGGGCCCCCTGGCCGAGCGCGAGCCCGACCACATCTTCGACTACCCCGCCTTcaagcaccacacaccccTGCACAAGGACGAGTAA